DNA from Asticcacaulis sp. ZE23SCel15:
TTGCCCGGCGTTTGCAGACCGCTATTGATCGCGCCCACTATGTCTTCGACGCTGCGCTCCAGCATGGCTGTGCCGACATCTGAGCCTTCCAGACACGCCGCCATCACCCCGCCCTGATAGTTGGCGCGCACCGTGCGTATATCACCGACCGCCCAGGCGGCGGCGGCTTTGGGGGCACGGTCCATGTTAAAATCAATGTCGCCCAGCGTATAGCGCAGGCAATCCTGACTATCCTGATCGCTCAGGCGGTTCAGGTCTTTCAGCACCGGCCCGGTTTTGTACTTGCCCGCAGGTCTAACCGGCACGCCCTGTTTGCGGGCGATGCGTACAATCGTATCGGTCGGCTCATCGGCGCTCAGGCGGCGTTTTTCAAGCACTTCACGGCGCAGACGCGCCCCCGCCCAAACCGGCTTGTCGCGCACGAAGGATTTGGCCGACACCCCGGCCCGTTTGGCCGTCGCCTCAAACCGGGCATTGAGGTCAGGTGGCAACACGTCTTTCAGGGTTTGTTTACCGGGCAATCCCTTGGTGCGCAAAACCCGCACCGCATCGCCCGCACTGGTTTTGGCATCGGGCGGGGTGATCAGAACTTTCGCACCGCGCAGGGCGTTTTCAAGGCGCTTGGTGCTCCAGCCCTGCGATTTCGGAAATACCGGCAGGACGCCGACGATCACCACCTCGGCCTCGCCCTTTTTGATGCGCCACAGGGCCGGGCCCGGCGGACGCTTAGCCGCCACCACGACCTCAGTGTGATTCCAGTCCTCAACCGCCGCCTGAACCGGCAGCGAGACAAAAACCATCAGAACTAAAATGAGCGCAATACGGAGCATAATCCCCTCATAAAGCCCATATGTGACCGTTTTTATGCAGCCGCGACCTGAGACGCCGCAAAGTTCAGCGGTGCGCCCCAAAAGGTTTCAATCAGGGCCGACTGGGTTTTTGGCTCACCGGTCGTCAGGAACACCCGCTTGCCCGACGATCCGATATCAAATTCAGTATGGCGCTCAACATAGCGGCCCATAGCTTCAGCGACCGACGATGGCTGATGGATCAGGGGCGTTCCGGCAGGCAGGGCCGCTTTGAACAGGTCAGCCACAATCTCATAGTGGGTGCAGCCCAAGA
Protein-coding regions in this window:
- a CDS encoding TraB/GumN family protein, which translates into the protein MLRIALILVLMVFVSLPVQAAVEDWNHTEVVVAAKRPPGPALWRIKKGEAEVVIVGVLPVFPKSQGWSTKRLENALRGAKVLITPPDAKTSAGDAVRVLRTKGLPGKQTLKDVLPPDLNARFEATAKRAGVSAKSFVRDKPVWAGARLRREVLEKRRLSADEPTDTIVRIARKQGVPVRPAGKYKTGPVLKDLNRLSDQDSQDCLRYTLGDIDFNMDRAPKAAAAWAVGDIRTVRANYQGGVMAACLEGSDVGTAMLERSVEDIVGAINSGLQTPGKTVVIVPLSPLLRKGGALDQLQARGLKISAPE